From Nocardia sp. XZ_19_385, the proteins below share one genomic window:
- a CDS encoding Lrp/AsnC family transcriptional regulator, which translates to MDSVRLDTVDLALLHALQIDGRAPFSRIAEVLDVSDRTIARRFARLRAQSLARVCGVPDSSRIGQSEWLVRLRVRAGGADIVARDLARRPDTAWVTVLAGGAEVMATLRVDGERPLPALSVHSQVLAVDTQRLLRHLTELRWRGRTSALSAEQAAALGAPEPDAAETITLTDLDRRLLPALARDGRADYPSLAQAAGWSESAVRRRLDELRRQRVVRFDVEIDAATLGFPVHALLWLNVAPARLAGVAQTLAGHSEVAFAGATTGAHNLLAIVVCRDAAALFDYLTVRIGAIEGIEHMESAPITAITKRAAPTA; encoded by the coding sequence GTGGATTCGGTCAGGCTGGACACCGTCGACCTGGCGTTGCTACACGCGCTGCAGATCGACGGGCGCGCGCCGTTCAGCCGGATCGCCGAGGTACTCGACGTCTCCGACCGCACCATCGCGCGGCGATTCGCCCGGCTGCGCGCGCAGAGTCTGGCGCGGGTCTGCGGGGTGCCCGACAGTTCCCGCATCGGCCAGTCGGAATGGTTGGTGCGCTTGCGCGTCCGGGCCGGCGGTGCGGACATCGTGGCCCGGGACCTGGCGCGCCGGCCGGACACCGCGTGGGTGACCGTGCTGGCGGGCGGCGCGGAAGTGATGGCCACCCTGCGGGTCGACGGTGAGCGGCCACTGCCCGCGCTGTCCGTGCATTCGCAGGTGCTGGCGGTCGACACACAGCGGCTGCTGCGGCACCTCACCGAGCTGCGCTGGCGAGGGCGCACCAGCGCGCTGTCCGCTGAACAGGCGGCCGCACTCGGTGCACCGGAACCCGATGCCGCCGAAACGATCACGCTGACCGACCTGGACCGGCGGCTCCTGCCCGCGCTGGCCCGGGACGGCCGCGCCGACTATCCGAGCCTGGCGCAGGCGGCCGGCTGGTCCGAATCCGCGGTCCGGCGCCGCCTGGATGAACTGCGCCGGCAGCGCGTCGTGCGGTTCGACGTGGAAATCGATGCCGCCACACTCGGATTCCCGGTGCATGCGCTGCTCTGGCTGAACGTCGCCCCCGCCCGTCTGGCCGGTGTCGCCCAGACGCTGGCCGGACACTCCGAAGTCGCCTTCGCCGGTGCGACCACCGGTGCGCACAATCTCCTCGCCATCGTGGTCTGCCGGGACGCCGCCGCCCTGTTCGACTATCTGACGGTCCGGATCGGCGCGATCGAGGGCATCGAGCACATGGAATCCGCGCCCATCACCGCCATCACCAAACGGGCCGCGCCGACCGCCTAA
- a CDS encoding VOC family protein — MTNGINGFHHTGILTRDLDDLERRYASFGFTLSPRSRHLLSAGPGEPPVPGCTANHCALFGDSYIELLGIVDDTAPDPWRTRAIAAEYQGFRLLNLDTTDADAADELLRTAGLQTSGVLDLEREVDTENGARTMRARAVHVDPRSTPESYLGLAQHLTREYVHQPRYLDHKNGARGIGAVLIVAATADFAAIVDRYAQLAGRRPDREGPRTVLEIGSARLEFVDATEAEQVLPGEPAPAASYLAAMTIRVEDPARARAIVENGGTATHPTADGFFVSARDAGGAGLFFTG, encoded by the coding sequence GTGACCAACGGCATCAACGGCTTTCACCACACCGGCATCCTCACCCGCGATCTCGACGATCTCGAGCGCCGCTACGCGTCGTTCGGTTTCACACTGAGCCCGCGCTCCCGGCACCTGCTGAGCGCGGGACCCGGCGAGCCGCCGGTGCCGGGCTGTACCGCGAATCACTGTGCGTTGTTCGGGGATTCCTATATCGAACTGCTCGGCATAGTCGATGACACCGCACCTGACCCCTGGCGCACCCGGGCGATAGCCGCGGAATACCAGGGCTTCCGCCTGCTCAACCTCGACACCACCGACGCCGACGCCGCGGACGAGTTGTTGCGGACCGCGGGTTTACAGACTTCCGGCGTGCTCGACCTGGAACGCGAGGTCGACACCGAGAACGGCGCGCGCACCATGCGGGCGCGCGCCGTGCATGTCGACCCGCGTTCGACACCAGAGTCGTACCTTGGTCTCGCACAGCACCTCACCCGTGAATACGTGCACCAGCCGCGCTATCTCGACCACAAGAACGGTGCCCGCGGCATCGGCGCGGTGCTGATCGTCGCGGCGACCGCGGACTTCGCGGCGATCGTCGATAGGTACGCGCAGCTCGCAGGTCGTCGCCCCGATCGAGAGGGCCCGCGCACCGTACTCGAAATCGGTTCCGCCCGGCTCGAATTCGTCGACGCCACCGAGGCCGAGCAGGTGCTGCCCGGTGAGCCCGCGCCCGCGGCGTCGTATCTGGCCGCGATGACGATCCGCGTCGAGGATCCCGCGCGAGCGCGAGCGATCGTCGAAAACGGCGGTACGGCCACGCATCCCACGGCCGACGGGTTCTTCGTCTCGGCCCGGGACGCCGGCGGCGCCGGGTTGTTCTTCACCGGCTAG
- a CDS encoding M48 family metalloprotease — protein MSHGGKSFGSTLWDRIVAVLRPEPRSQRPEPIYEFLEYTPNPLLWPVETWRRRVESAAVLLVSLPSIVLSTVLVCVPFAVFGVWGALTAGVLWLASGALAFLPDDDAVLARVAYGFRRPQPREQAILAKAWENVTRTAGVEGAAYSLWVQDSDELNAFAAPGGIVGVTTWALDALDSRQLEGVLAHELGHHLEGKKRTATLARWYSLPVKLLGRVLHFGLARVLALAESVAEDAPGMASAILLIGGLGTSVLLLLPLVAALILLIGPLAAFALLGLLVVVEPLGQAQLSQREELRADRVAVDLGYGRECREVHDEWLGEHDDSSLAVYLRWFSTHPLSDTRIEAVEARIHEHRHFGK, from the coding sequence ATGTCACACGGGGGAAAGAGCTTCGGGTCCACGCTCTGGGACCGGATCGTCGCCGTGCTCCGGCCGGAGCCGAGATCGCAACGCCCGGAACCGATCTACGAGTTCCTCGAATACACGCCCAACCCGTTGCTGTGGCCGGTGGAAACCTGGCGGCGGCGGGTGGAATCGGCTGCGGTACTACTCGTTTCGCTGCCCTCGATCGTGCTGAGCACGGTGCTGGTGTGCGTGCCGTTCGCCGTTTTCGGGGTGTGGGGTGCACTGACGGCCGGTGTCTTGTGGCTGGCCTCGGGCGCGCTCGCGTTCCTGCCCGACGACGACGCGGTGCTCGCGAGGGTGGCCTACGGTTTCCGCCGCCCGCAGCCGCGGGAGCAGGCGATCCTCGCGAAGGCGTGGGAAAACGTCACGCGCACAGCGGGAGTCGAGGGCGCGGCCTATTCCCTGTGGGTGCAGGACTCCGATGAACTGAACGCCTTCGCGGCCCCCGGCGGCATCGTCGGCGTCACCACCTGGGCTCTGGACGCATTGGACAGCCGCCAGCTCGAAGGCGTGCTCGCCCACGAACTCGGCCACCACCTCGAGGGCAAGAAGCGCACCGCGACCCTGGCCCGCTGGTACTCGCTGCCGGTCAAGCTGCTCGGCCGGGTGCTGCACTTCGGCCTGGCCAGGGTGCTGGCCCTCGCGGAGTCTGTGGCCGAGGACGCGCCGGGGATGGCCTCGGCGATCCTGCTGATCGGTGGCCTGGGCACCTCCGTTCTGCTCCTGCTGCCCTTGGTCGCGGCGCTGATCCTGCTGATCGGCCCGCTCGCCGCATTCGCACTGCTCGGCCTGCTCGTCGTAGTGGAACCCCTTGGCCAGGCCCAGCTTTCGCAACGCGAGGAACTTCGCGCCGACCGCGTCGCCGTCGACCTCGGATACGGTCGCGAATGCCGCGAGGTCCACGACGAATGGCTGGGCGAACACGACGACTCGTCGCTGGCGGTCTATCTCCGCTGGTTCAGCACCCACCCGTTGTCCGATACCCGCATCGAGGCTGTCGAAGCCCGCATCCACGAACACCGGCACTTCGGCAAGTGA
- a CDS encoding class I SAM-dependent methyltransferase, with amino-acid sequence MPTFADFDRRNYPTVDVATGYDGWAPTYERTVLDSMDLALLERLRRPRWAEVRRAADLGCGTGRTGNWLRQQGVSHIDGVDVSAGMLERARERGVHTSLTQADVRETGLASGAYDLVIASLIDEHLPDLGPFYAEAWRLAAPGATCVMVSYHPQFIMVTGMPTHYTPASGEPVAISTHLHLLSEHMTAALNAGWVLTEFTEALVDDTWLAAKPKWSELRGQPFSLALVWSRP; translated from the coding sequence ATGCCGACTTTCGCGGATTTCGATCGACGCAACTATCCGACCGTGGACGTGGCCACCGGGTATGACGGGTGGGCGCCGACCTATGAGCGGACGGTCTTGGACTCGATGGATCTGGCGTTGCTCGAGCGGTTGCGGCGGCCGCGGTGGGCGGAGGTGCGGCGGGCTGCGGATCTCGGGTGCGGGACCGGGCGGACCGGGAATTGGCTGCGGCAGCAAGGGGTCTCGCATATCGACGGGGTGGATGTGAGTGCCGGGATGTTGGAGCGGGCGCGCGAGCGTGGCGTGCACACTTCACTCACACAGGCGGATGTGCGGGAAACCGGCCTCGCGAGCGGGGCTTACGACTTGGTGATCGCGTCCCTGATCGATGAGCACCTGCCCGATCTCGGGCCGTTCTACGCCGAGGCCTGGCGACTGGCCGCACCCGGCGCCACCTGCGTCATGGTCAGCTACCACCCGCAATTCATCATGGTCACCGGCATGCCCACGCACTACACGCCCGCCTCGGGCGAGCCGGTGGCGATCAGTACCCACCTGCACCTGCTCAGCGAACACATGACGGCAGCCCTGAACGCGGGCTGGGTCCTCACCGAGTTCACCGAGGCCCTGGTCGACGACACCTGGCTCGCCGCCAAACCCAAATGGTCCGAACTGCGCGGCCAGCCCTTCTCCCTCGCCCTCGTCTGGTCGCGCCCCTGA
- a CDS encoding sucrase ferredoxin — translation MNFEGLTCSAAAAIDVPLPGSATKVGAWLCVEQPGAWGRDVIGDEVLGPEITPELAARTAAAHVRPTLIRRPGRNEFTGTRTVLIANSRPEGFWCERFEITDLKQLLDVDLHLLNGPPPGIGARVDDPVILVCAHGKRDQCCALLGRPIAANLAADYPDQVWECSHTGGHRFAPAMVLLPSGLTYGRVDTESATAAVEALRRGGFTLTGFRGRSGHKPIEQVAEIAVREQVPAALDDLTVRLETDFTTTDPAVAGAAVVTHRDGRRWHVTARTVAFAPRQASCGAAPKPATALIADSVRRLA, via the coding sequence GTGAACTTCGAGGGTCTGACCTGCTCCGCGGCTGCCGCGATCGACGTGCCGTTGCCGGGCAGCGCGACCAAGGTCGGTGCATGGCTGTGCGTGGAACAGCCGGGCGCCTGGGGCCGCGATGTGATCGGTGACGAAGTCCTCGGCCCGGAGATCACCCCCGAGCTGGCGGCCCGCACCGCCGCCGCGCACGTCCGCCCGACTCTGATCCGCCGTCCCGGCCGCAACGAATTCACCGGCACCCGAACGGTTCTGATCGCCAACTCCCGCCCCGAGGGCTTCTGGTGCGAACGCTTCGAGATCACCGACTTGAAGCAACTCCTCGACGTCGACCTGCATCTATTGAATGGCCCGCCGCCGGGAATCGGTGCGCGCGTGGATGATCCGGTGATCCTGGTGTGCGCGCACGGCAAACGCGACCAGTGCTGCGCACTGCTCGGCCGCCCGATCGCCGCGAACCTGGCCGCCGACTACCCCGACCAGGTGTGGGAATGCTCGCACACCGGTGGTCATCGCTTCGCCCCCGCGATGGTGCTGCTGCCCTCCGGCCTCACCTATGGCCGCGTCGATACCGAATCCGCCACGGCGGCAGTCGAAGCCCTCCGCCGCGGCGGGTTCACACTGACCGGTTTCCGCGGCCGCAGCGGCCACAAGCCGATCGAGCAGGTCGCGGAAATAGCCGTCCGCGAACAGGTTCCGGCTGCCCTCGACGATCTCACCGTGCGCCTCGAAACCGACTTCACCACAACCGATCCTGCCGTCGCGGGCGCGGCGGTGGTCACCCACCGCGACGGCCGCCGCTGGCACGTCACCGCACGCACCGTGGCTTTCGCTCCCCGCCAAGCCAGCTGCGGCGCCGCCCCCAAACCCGCCACCGCCCTCATCGCAGACTCGGTCCGCCGCCTCGCCTGA
- a CDS encoding SDR family NAD(P)-dependent oxidoreductase produces the protein MTHADQADGKRRNRRDLTGRHVLITGASSGIGRAAALAVAAKGATVFLLARRGDELAGVVEEIRAAGGKAYGYQCDVTETDSVDQAVKTILDEHGHVDMLVNNAGRSIRRAIHRSTDRMHDFERTMAVNYFGALRMTLALLPQMRERKFGHIVQISSAGVQVATPRFSAYLASKAALDKFTEVAAVETMADGVTFTTIHMPLVRTPMITPSGTQGPSESPEWAAATIVRALTERPKRIDVPLGTLAEYGALVTPKIRDRILHRYYRALPDSPAAKGEHLEPSNEDTEGEAPQPESTPRPQSAARKATGTALRRAARWVPGTHW, from the coding sequence ATGACACACGCTGACCAAGCCGACGGGAAACGGCGCAACCGCCGTGACCTGACCGGCAGGCACGTCCTGATCACCGGCGCGTCCTCCGGCATCGGCCGCGCCGCCGCCCTGGCCGTCGCCGCCAAGGGCGCCACCGTCTTCCTGCTCGCGCGCCGCGGCGACGAGCTCGCCGGCGTCGTCGAGGAGATCCGCGCCGCGGGCGGCAAGGCCTATGGATACCAGTGCGATGTCACCGAGACCGATTCCGTCGACCAGGCCGTCAAGACCATTCTGGACGAGCACGGCCACGTCGACATGCTGGTGAACAACGCGGGCCGCTCCATCCGCCGCGCCATCCACCGCTCCACCGACCGGATGCACGACTTCGAGCGCACCATGGCGGTCAACTACTTCGGCGCGCTGCGCATGACCCTGGCGCTGCTGCCCCAGATGCGCGAGCGCAAGTTCGGCCACATCGTGCAGATCAGCAGTGCCGGAGTGCAAGTCGCGACCCCGCGGTTTTCCGCCTATCTCGCGAGCAAGGCCGCACTGGATAAGTTCACCGAGGTGGCCGCGGTCGAAACCATGGCCGACGGAGTCACTTTCACCACCATCCACATGCCGCTGGTGCGCACCCCGATGATCACACCCAGTGGAACGCAGGGGCCTTCGGAATCCCCCGAGTGGGCCGCCGCCACCATCGTGCGCGCGCTCACCGAGCGCCCCAAGCGCATCGACGTGCCGCTGGGCACCCTCGCCGAATACGGCGCGCTGGTCACCCCGAAGATCCGGGACCGCATCCTGCACCGGTACTACCGCGCGCTTCCGGACTCCCCCGCCGCCAAGGGCGAACACCTCGAGCCCAGTAACGAGGACACCGAAGGCGAAGCGCCGCAACCGGAATCGACGCCGCGCCCGCAGTCCGCGGCCCGCAAGGCAACCGGCACCGCGTTACGCCGCGCCGCGCGCTGGGTACCCGGCACACACTGGTGA
- a CDS encoding alpha/beta hydrolase gives MELTRDVVLGGVRIAYRDSGASCSLEGSDVPVVLVHGMGGDGYTWDRFVRKLLRAGRRVIVPDLRGHGRSAHTDSYLFGEFGADVLRLVDHLGVTSVDLVGHSLGGYAVSCVAQERPELVRRLVMEECPLPLRSGAEQQTLTRRFPSVPELWHATSSVVRHPRAVLAFDRTMTRTALEQFRKPNPEWWDRLADITAPTLVLRGGPGGMVDPVKLAIMREAIQDCTVADFTCGHSIHRDRYREFEHTVLPFLSRPALDGRADLPA, from the coding sequence GTGGAGCTGACTCGGGATGTGGTGTTGGGGGGCGTGCGGATCGCTTATCGCGATTCGGGCGCGTCCTGCTCGCTGGAGGGCAGCGATGTGCCGGTGGTGCTGGTGCACGGGATGGGTGGGGACGGATATACCTGGGATCGGTTCGTAAGGAAGTTGCTGCGGGCTGGGCGGCGGGTGATCGTTCCGGATCTGCGGGGGCATGGGCGCAGTGCGCACACTGATTCTTATTTGTTCGGGGAGTTCGGGGCGGATGTCTTGCGACTGGTCGACCATTTGGGGGTGACCTCGGTGGACCTGGTGGGGCATTCGCTGGGTGGTTACGCGGTGTCGTGCGTCGCGCAGGAGCGGCCTGAGCTGGTGCGGCGGCTGGTCATGGAGGAGTGTCCGTTGCCGCTGCGGTCGGGTGCCGAGCAGCAGACGCTGACCCGCCGGTTTCCGTCGGTGCCGGAGCTGTGGCATGCCACCAGCAGCGTGGTCCGGCATCCGCGGGCGGTGCTGGCCTTCGACCGCACGATGACGCGCACCGCGCTGGAACAGTTCCGTAAGCCGAATCCAGAGTGGTGGGACCGGCTGGCCGACATCACCGCGCCCACCCTGGTCCTGCGCGGCGGTCCGGGCGGGATGGTGGACCCGGTGAAGCTGGCCATCATGCGCGAGGCCATCCAGGACTGCACGGTCGCCGACTTCACCTGCGGTCACAGCATCCACCGCGACCGGTACCGGGAGTTCGAGCACACGGTGCTGCCGTTCCTGAGCCGGCCGGCGCTGGACGGCCGGGCCGACCTGCCGGCGTGA
- a CDS encoding error-prone DNA polymerase produces MERVLSGRPKPEAMPSGDGGDSPAWSRKRGEYQAEPIARPDGPTVPYAELHAHSAYSFLDGASQPEELVEEAVRLGLEAIALTDHDGFYGTVRFFEAAKEWNMPTVFGSELSLGTGLPGSDPTSAVLRRKGMAAQQRSAKTEGGHADAPDSAPRTGAPDPAGPHLLVLARGQEGYRRLSREIAAAHLAAGEKGILRYDLDTLTAAAGGHWHILTGCRKGHVRQALEQDLQVGNTRLPQAEAALRELMERFGDDRVSVELTHHGIPTDDERNAYLIALADRCGLPVLATTGAHFAAPPQRRRAMALAAIRARSSLDDIAGWLAPTGGAHLRSGAEMAQLFAACPQAVSNAVALARECAFDLRLIAPKLPPFEVPPDHDENSWLRALTLRGAGERYGPRERNPKAYQQLEHELAIITELGFPGYFLVVHDIVTFCKDHDILCQGRGSAANSAVCYAIGITNVDPVANELLFERFLSPERDGPPDIDIDIESDRREEAIQHVYAKYGRDYAAQVANVITYRGKSAVRDAARALGFSPGQQDAWSKQVSRWTGVANETETDIPTEVLHLASEIEGLPRHLGIHSGGMVICDRPIADVCPVEWARMANRSVLQWDKDDCAAAGLVKFDLLGLGMLSALHYMIDMVREHEGKTVELHQLDLTEKGVYDMLCRADSIGVFQVESRAQMATLPRLKPRNFYDLVVEVALIRPGPIQGGSVHPYIRRRNEREEVTYDHDALKNSLKRTLGVPLFQEQLMQMAVDVAGFSAAEADQLRRAMGSKRSPERMERLKDRFYQGMRDQHGIIGAVADRIYEKLYAFANFGFPESHSQSFASIVFYSSWFKLHHPAAFCAGLLRAQPMGFYSPQSLVADARRHGVLVHGPDINASRAEPDLENEGKEVRLGLAAVRHIGAELAEKIVAARAHGRYTSFLDLTGRVELTVPQAESLATAGALGSLGVTRREALWSAGAAAGERPDRLPGTGAATTAPVLPGMSDLELAAADVWATGVSPDSYPTEFLRSRLDALGVIPADQLLSVPDGSRVLVGGAVTHRQRPATAAGVTFINLEDETGMINIVCSVGLWTRYRRLAQSAPALLIRGRVQNAEGAVSVVAEHLQQLNLRIEAKSRDFR; encoded by the coding sequence ATGGAGCGGGTGCTGTCCGGCCGGCCCAAACCGGAGGCAATGCCTTCCGGGGACGGCGGCGACAGCCCGGCCTGGTCGCGCAAGCGCGGCGAATATCAGGCCGAGCCGATTGCGCGGCCCGACGGTCCGACGGTGCCCTACGCCGAGTTGCACGCGCATTCGGCGTACAGCTTCCTGGACGGCGCGAGTCAGCCGGAGGAACTGGTCGAGGAGGCGGTGCGGCTCGGGCTGGAGGCGATCGCGCTCACCGACCATGACGGGTTCTACGGGACGGTCCGCTTCTTCGAGGCGGCCAAGGAATGGAATATGCCGACCGTGTTCGGGTCGGAGCTGTCGCTGGGGACCGGGTTGCCGGGCTCGGACCCCACGTCGGCCGTGCTGCGTCGCAAGGGGATGGCGGCGCAGCAGCGGTCGGCGAAAACCGAAGGCGGACATGCCGACGCGCCGGATTCCGCGCCGCGAACCGGAGCGCCGGACCCCGCCGGTCCGCACCTGCTGGTGCTCGCGCGTGGTCAGGAGGGCTACCGCAGACTCTCCCGGGAGATCGCCGCCGCGCACCTCGCGGCAGGGGAGAAGGGCATCCTCCGCTACGACCTCGACACCCTCACCGCTGCCGCGGGCGGGCACTGGCACATCCTGACCGGCTGCCGGAAAGGCCATGTGCGCCAAGCGCTGGAGCAAGACCTTCAGGTGGGAAACACTCGGCTACCACAGGCCGAGGCGGCGCTGCGCGAGTTGATGGAACGCTTCGGCGACGACCGGGTGAGCGTGGAACTGACCCACCACGGTATTCCCACCGACGACGAACGCAACGCCTATCTGATCGCCCTCGCCGACCGCTGCGGCCTGCCCGTATTGGCCACCACCGGAGCGCATTTCGCCGCACCGCCGCAGCGCCGCCGCGCCATGGCGCTGGCCGCGATCCGGGCCCGCTCCAGCCTGGACGACATCGCCGGCTGGCTCGCGCCCACCGGCGGCGCGCACCTGCGCTCCGGCGCGGAGATGGCGCAGCTGTTCGCGGCCTGCCCGCAGGCGGTGTCCAATGCCGTTGCGCTGGCCCGGGAATGCGCCTTCGATCTGCGGTTGATCGCGCCGAAACTGCCTCCGTTCGAGGTACCGCCGGACCACGACGAGAACTCCTGGCTGCGCGCGCTCACCCTGCGCGGCGCGGGCGAGCGCTACGGCCCGCGGGAGCGAAACCCGAAGGCCTACCAGCAGCTCGAGCACGAGCTCGCGATCATCACCGAACTCGGTTTCCCGGGCTACTTCCTGGTGGTGCACGACATCGTCACCTTCTGCAAGGACCATGACATCCTCTGCCAGGGCCGCGGCTCGGCCGCCAACTCCGCGGTCTGCTACGCCATCGGCATCACCAATGTCGACCCGGTCGCCAACGAGCTGCTGTTCGAACGCTTCCTGTCCCCGGAACGCGACGGCCCGCCCGATATCGATATCGACATCGAATCCGATCGCCGCGAGGAGGCGATCCAGCACGTCTACGCCAAATACGGGCGCGACTACGCCGCCCAGGTGGCGAACGTGATCACCTATCGCGGTAAGTCCGCGGTGCGCGATGCCGCACGCGCGCTGGGGTTTTCGCCGGGCCAGCAGGACGCGTGGAGCAAACAGGTGAGCCGCTGGACCGGCGTCGCGAACGAAACCGAGACCGACATCCCCACCGAGGTGCTGCACTTGGCGAGCGAGATCGAGGGTCTGCCAAGACATCTCGGTATCCACTCCGGCGGCATGGTGATCTGCGACCGCCCCATCGCCGATGTCTGCCCGGTGGAGTGGGCGCGCATGGCCAACCGCAGCGTGTTGCAGTGGGACAAAGACGATTGCGCCGCAGCGGGTTTGGTGAAGTTCGACCTGCTCGGCCTGGGCATGCTCTCGGCGCTGCATTACATGATCGACATGGTGCGCGAGCACGAGGGCAAGACCGTCGAACTGCACCAGCTCGACCTGACCGAAAAAGGCGTCTACGACATGCTGTGCCGCGCCGACTCGATCGGCGTCTTCCAGGTGGAGTCCCGCGCCCAGATGGCGACCCTGCCCCGATTGAAGCCCCGCAACTTCTACGACCTGGTGGTGGAGGTCGCGCTGATCCGTCCTGGACCGATTCAGGGCGGCTCGGTGCACCCCTACATCCGCCGCCGCAACGAGCGCGAAGAAGTCACCTATGACCATGACGCCCTGAAGAATTCGCTGAAGCGCACCCTCGGCGTGCCGCTGTTCCAGGAACAGCTCATGCAGATGGCCGTCGACGTGGCCGGATTCTCCGCCGCCGAAGCCGATCAGCTGCGCCGGGCGATGGGCTCCAAGCGTTCACCGGAGCGCATGGAGCGCCTCAAGGATCGCTTCTACCAGGGCATGCGCGACCAGCACGGCATTATCGGCGCGGTCGCCGACCGCATCTACGAGAAGCTCTACGCTTTCGCGAATTTCGGCTTCCCGGAAAGTCATTCGCAGAGTTTCGCCTCGATCGTGTTCTATTCGTCCTGGTTCAAGCTGCACCATCCGGCAGCGTTCTGCGCCGGTCTGCTGCGTGCGCAGCCGATGGGTTTCTACTCCCCGCAGTCGCTGGTCGCCGACGCCCGCCGGCACGGGGTGCTGGTGCACGGCCCCGACATCAACGCCAGCCGTGCCGAACCCGATCTGGAGAACGAGGGCAAAGAGGTGCGCCTCGGGCTGGCGGCGGTCCGCCACATCGGCGCCGAGCTCGCCGAGAAGATCGTCGCGGCCCGCGCGCACGGGCGGTACACGTCCTTTCTCGACCTGACCGGCCGGGTGGAACTCACTGTCCCGCAAGCGGAATCCCTCGCCACCGCCGGTGCGCTCGGCAGCCTCGGCGTCACCCGCCGCGAGGCGCTCTGGTCCGCCGGGGCCGCCGCGGGCGAACGCCCGGATCGACTGCCCGGCACCGGCGCGGCTACCACGGCCCCCGTGCTGCCCGGCATGAGTGACCTCGAACTCGCCGCCGCCGACGTGTGGGCCACCGGCGTCTCGCCGGACAGCTACCCGACGGAGTTCCTGCGCTCGCGACTCGACGCGCTCGGCGTCATCCCGGCCGACCAGTTGCTGTCGGTCCCCGACGGTTCCCGCGTCCTGGTCGGCGGCGCCGTCACCCATCGGCAGCGCCCCGCCACCGCGGCGGGCGTCACCTTCATCAACCTCGAAGACGAGACCGGCATGATCAATATCGTCTGCTCGGTCGGCCTGTGGACCCGCTACCGCCGCCTCGCCCAATCGGCGCCCGCTCTGCTCATCCGCGGCCGGGTGCAGAACGCCGAGGGCGCGGTCAGCGTGGTCGCCGAACACCTCCAGCAATTGAACCTCCGCATCGAGGCCAAGTCTCGCGACTTCCGCTGA
- a CDS encoding TIGR03086 family metal-binding protein, with product MIDLKPACAAMIELLTEITDAQLTLPTPCSKYRVEDLLVHLDEVVRGSAALARKEQEPVASAAVPGPAVLAERVQLLGVAWDDPAAWQGATPAGSLELANELWARIAFTEIVVHGWDLARALDRPFILPDHTLRACLDHVAEFIPNSPVPELWSPAVPTPGDAPLIDRIVAITGRNPRWTAESPENVE from the coding sequence ATGATCGACCTGAAGCCGGCCTGTGCGGCCATGATCGAACTGCTGACCGAGATCACCGACGCCCAGCTGACACTGCCGACACCGTGCAGCAAGTATCGCGTCGAGGACCTCCTCGTGCACCTGGACGAGGTAGTGCGAGGATCCGCCGCCCTCGCCCGTAAGGAGCAGGAGCCGGTCGCCTCCGCCGCGGTGCCGGGTCCCGCCGTGCTCGCCGAGCGTGTGCAGCTGCTCGGCGTGGCCTGGGACGACCCGGCGGCGTGGCAGGGCGCGACACCGGCCGGGAGCCTCGAACTCGCCAACGAACTCTGGGCCCGCATCGCGTTCACCGAAATCGTGGTGCACGGCTGGGATCTGGCGCGTGCGCTCGACCGGCCCTTCATCTTGCCCGACCACACCTTGCGCGCTTGCCTCGACCATGTCGCCGAGTTCATCCCGAACAGTCCCGTCCCCGAATTGTGGAGCCCTGCCGTCCCGACTCCCGGCGACGCGCCCCTCATCGACCGCATCGTGGCCATCACGGGCCGGAATCCGCGCTGGACCGCCGAGTCCCCAGAGAATGTCGAGTGA